One Colias croceus chromosome 28, ilColCroc2.1 DNA window includes the following coding sequences:
- the LOC123704011 gene encoding putative ATP-dependent RNA helicase TDRD12: MPSDIYKIDVIHFLNPYFIWVEVFDSEEEKKALEQIGIYGLQAHEITIDLERNELVDMPCREWAPATANLMHEFFLSARETWFSPTYIDRRTSIFKDNIHKYGEVVIKTHEGELKKLSEWLVTTGFAQLNDSDFHKQLAAGKIQLNLNENQIENIYSFIESHYSKEGQHICRKKSISSCHDSIIEDALSEMSNNKYQKVLSFMKNKKTIEAIDNEEESMGRACRRLKINDDNKPPYNAIKNYFDKLSSSKSSGSDVSFCSEKNKSKKDVVGLPEKQEKKQEEVTKEMKNQPMTAMQKRFHILKNLSHKTAIKNETGNLALADINKNINASSDILNNVTSAENEVITKSGDMEKSNEEASASGKIMNEDNLNKDLLSNKEDKNIEKKQAPITALQRKQIYMKLVKTAANNDSSNKGTLSDDEFNDIIEKINTAYPKNDNKKLVKEINNDTNNLELDNSNENIGTYMCNFVEKLVTPVVMVHTKFNKIIKPVYTMRDIPFNQHIHIVLKNMSVKLPMDLQSISWYTILRGHSIFMISPKNSGKTMGYLPSICRLVSDGTPEMDSCGPICIIVCATAESVSVVERIAKMLLGLHEKVLACYAGVDELFITTSLLNRCDLLICTPPALVRILQDRDCGVDLRRLRAFVLDDCERLDQVYRQEVKFFHYKIRELEKTRANKELKVQYIVASRIWCDFMESLAKKAPDSVISIGSFSECVLYSKANMSVSFVGKDKKANSVIEFLNDTDSSKKVVIVCRYNDDVAILEKELKFLDRYIFVGHNDLTVTEMYNLSSAWRDYKVPILGPILICTDDSLSHLNLTDANYLVHYSLPNSFSSFRKRFAVLNDNYPSIFSTERKPIKIKILLEDVDTEKLPKILNFIKRCTDNIPPYLDELSNKILAKRDVSKAKKLVPICGALLSLGYCPDFYDCLNRHKVLKEYDQPTNWIPKIGTVTFKILHYHTATSYSVRLLSHVEKNEEIKFPKTYNTLSLKLGMYYGKASNRKLHGIPKVGDICAVAVKYNLFARCQVVKILNTYQRGNPNYVLINLLDEEKYERSRDIHLYHLPKDFREINTYVVQVRLANVQPKDKDVTFSNLAKDHVKSVVNAEEDIYVRSNIVGVIGNCIFVDTLEACQELSSLDEIVVKHNLKRELLEKHAEDNPDHITKLKELCPENDLTMTPEKEVVVEIKKSKKKVAVDWAHLDKDEVTGVYVSYIISPDQFFVRLAKFEPCMKLLLMDIKKHIESRLEPLENIEVGDIVIAKFPEDDTHERARVDGIEKDSINCFFVDQGDWGMVASKDVFPITNKLISQLPFQSIECRLIGVKPPGNSWTDFCINWLSNYSEEGTKHLYAKYFLKEPAEITGANKYAIALIDTNTDNDVIVNQLMMDLNLAQKVEEEITYLNSVIATKPEETEVNNEEEWTNLSQSVGSSVKSEDFQKVSLSKVFLPQPKRSVPLVDSDCESDTSDKWEVFNPKDLLATFVPQIKAMTKTNEIPAISANNVKPNPVESFGERSQAKEKDLDSDDTMTDTPVNSSLNENNLTIIDQTRKPKLTWRQNKTTVSVKIQLIGVEDYELVIEDRALKFKTIIHDTNYCFNFELYAVVEKKKCSHSNKGQYILVKLTKVLQKNWMTLTKDPEIKKWIVYDVDGLEASSDEEVLDDSLVKIAKEMHYKHESESDDDDFVDDVNLY, from the exons ATGCCATCggatatttacaaaattgatGTTATCCACTTCCTAAATCCCTACTTTATATGGGTCGAAGTATTTGACTCAGAAGAGGAGAAGAAAGCGTTAGAACAAATCGGTATATACGGCCTTCAAGCGCATGAAATTACCATTGATTTAGAGAGAAATGAACTGGTAGACATGCCCTGCCGGGAATGGGCGCCGGCGACAGCAAACTTGATGCATGAATTCTTTCTGAGTGCTAGAGAGACGTGGTTTAGCCCAACTTATATTGATAGAAG GACCTCGATTTTCAAGGACAACATCCACAAATATGGTGAAGTAGTAATCAAAACCCATGAAGGGGAATTGAAAAAGCTGTCCGAATGGTTAGTAACAACAGGTTTCGCTCAATTAAATGACTCTGATTTTCACAAACAACTAGCAGCTGGAAAAATACAGTTAAATCTCAATGAAAATCAGATAGAAAACATTTATTCCTTCATCGAATCGCACTATTCCAAAGAGGGACAGCATATATGTAGAAAGAAAAGTATCTCGTCATGCCATGATTCTATAATTGAAGATGCCTTGTCAGAAATGAGCAATAATAAATACCAAAAAGTTCTTAGTTTcatgaagaataaaaaaaccATAGAGGCTATAGACAACGAAGAAGAGTCTATGGGTAGAGCGTGTCgcagattaaaaattaatgatgaTAATAAGCCTCCATATAACGCTATTAAGAATTATTTCGATAAACTGTCTAGTTCTAAAAGTTCTGGGTCGGATGTCTCGTTTTGTagcgaaaaaaataaatctaagaAAGATGTGGTGGGCTTACCAGAAAAACAAGAGAAAAAGCAAg AAGAAGTCACAAAAGAAATGAAAAACCAGCCAATGACAGCTATGCAAAAAAGAtttcatattttgaaaaaCCTTTCACATAAAACAGCAATTAAAAACGAGACTGGAAATTTGGCTCTGGctgatataaacaaaaatataaatgcatCTTCAGATATTCTGAATAATGTTACTTCAGCTGAGAATGAAGTAATAACAAAATCAGGAGACATGGAGAAATCTAATGAGGAAGCTTCTGCCAGTGGCAAAATTATGAATGaagacaatttaaataaag ACTTACTTTCAAATAAAGAAGATAAGAACATTGAGAAGAAACAAGCACCTATAACAGCGTTACAAAGGAAACAAATTTATATGAAGCTTGTTAAAACTGCAGCAAATAACGATTCTTCAAACAAAGGTACATTATCCGATGATGAATTCAAtgatattatagaaaaaataaacactgcATATCCAAAAAACGATAACAAGAAACTAgtcaaagaaataaacaatgaCACAAATAATTTAGAATTAGATAATAGTAATGAAAACATAGGCACTTATATGtgtaattttgttgaaaaattaGTCACACCTGTAGTTATGGTTCAtacgaaatttaataaaattataaaaccagTTTATACAATGCGAGATATACCATTCAATCAACATATTCATATTGTTCTTAAAAATATGTCGGTAAAACTTCCTATGGACTTGCAATCTATTTCTTGGTATACCATTTTAAGGGGTCATAGTATTTTCATGATTAGTCCCAAAAATAGTGGAAAGACTATGGGATATTTGCCTAGTATTTGCCGTTTGGTTAGCGATGGTACTCCAGAAATGGATAGTTGTGGtcctatatgtataattgtttgtGCTACAGCAGAATCTGTGTCTGTAGTTGAGAGAATTGCTAAAATGTTGCTTGGTTTACATGAAAAAGTGTTAGCTTGCTACGCTGGGGTCGATGAACTATTCATAACGACTTCACTTTTAAATAGATGCGATTTGCTTATATGTACTCCACCCGCGTTAGTACGAATTCTACAAGACAGGGATTGTGGGGTGGATTTAAGACGTCTCAGGGCTTTTGTGCTTGACGATTGTGAACGTCTCGATCAAGTTTATAGACAGGAAGTGAAATTTTTCCACTACAAAATTAGGGAACTCGAAAAAACGAGGGCTAATAAGGAATTGAAAGTTCAGTATATCGTAGCTTCGAGAATATGGTGTGATTTTATGGAGTCGTTAGCGAAAAAAGCTCCCGATTCTGTTATAAGCATTGGATCGTTCTCGGAATGTGTTCTGTATTCAAAAGCGAATATGTCGGTCAGTTTTGTCGGTAAAGATAAAAAAGCTAATTCAGTTATTGAGTTCTTAAATGACACAGATAGTTCCAAAAAGGTTGTTATAGTGTGTCGGTATAACGATGATGTTGCGATTCTGGAAAAGGAATTGAAATTCCTCGATCGATACATTTTTGTCGGTCATAATGATTTAACTGTGACCGAAATGTATAACTTAAGTTCTGCATGGAGAGATTACAAAGTTCCAATACTAGGTCCTATTCTTATTTGCACGGACGATAGTTTGTCACATTTAAACTTAACAGACGCTAATTATCTCGTACACTATTCGTTACCAAATTCGTTTTCCTCGTTCCGGAAACGGTTTGCCGTATTGAATGATAATTACCCATCGATATTTTCTACTGAACGTAAAcctataaagataaaaatacttcTCGAAGATGTCGACACAGAAAAACTTCCCAagattttaaactttataaaacgATGCACAGATAACATTCCACCTTATTTGGATGAATTGAGTAATAAGATTTTGGCAAAACGTGACGTATCTAAAGCCAAAAAGCTTGTTCCAATATGTGGAGCGCTTCTATCGTTAGGCTACTGTCCCGATTTCTATGATTGTCTGAATCGACATAAAGTTTTGAAAGAGTACGATCAACCGACTAATTGGATACCAAAAATCGGTACAGTTACATTCAAAATCCTTCATTATCACACAGCAACATCATATTCCGTAAGACTTTTGTCTCATGTTGagaaaaatgaagaaataaagtTCCCAAAAACATACAATACTCTGTCTTTAAAACTAGGCATGTATTATGGAAAAGCATCAAACAGGAAACTTCACGGTATACCAAAAGTGGGTGATATATGCGCTGTAGCcgtgaaatataatttatttgcgaGATGTCAagttgttaaaattttaaatacatatcaaAGAGGCAATCCGAATTAtgtattgattaatttattagacGAAGAAAAATATGAACGCTCTAGGGATATACATCTGTATCATTTACCAAAAGATTTCAGAGAAATCAATACGTATGTAGTACAAGTTCGTTTAGCAAATGTGCAACCTAAAGACAAAGATGTGACGTTCTCGAATCTCGCAAAAGATCATGTAAAAAGTGTAGTTAATGCTGAAGAGGATATCTATGTAAGAAGTAATATTGTAGGTGTAATTGGCAATTGTATATTTGTTGATACATTAGAAGCGTGTCAAGAATTATCGTCTCTCGATGAAATTGTTGTTAAGCACAATTTAAAACGCGAATTACTGGAAAAACATGCAGAGGATAATCCCGATCATATAACTAAGCTGAAAGAATTATGCCCCGAAAATGATTTGACAATGACTCCGGAGAAGGAAGTAGTTgttgaaataaagaaatctAAGAAAAAAGTTGCCGTAGATTGGGCCCATTTAGATAAAGATGAAGTAACAGGGGTCTATGTGTCTTATATAATCAGTCCAGATCAATTCTTTGTGCGATTGGCCAAATTCGAACCTTGcatgaaacttttattaatggatattaaaaaacatatcgAAAGCAGACTTGAGCCGTTAGAAAATATAGAAGTAGGTGATATAGTTATTGCGAAATTCCCAGAAGACGATACTCACGAGAGAGCCAGAGTTGATGGCATTGAAAAAGACTCAATAAACTGCTTCTTTGTTGATCAAGGCGATTGGGGAATGGTTGCTTCGAAAGACGTGTTTCctataacaaataaactcaTTAGTCAATTGCCTTTCCAATCCATTGAGTGTCGTCTTATAGGTGTCAAGCCTCCAGGAAATTCATGGACTGATTTCTGTATCAATTGGCTATCCAATTACTCTGAGGAGGgaacaaaacatttatatgCTAAATATTTCCTCAAAGAACCAGCTGAAATTACGGGCGCAAATAAGTACGCTATTGCTCTTATTGATACGAACACAGACAATGACGTCATTGTTAACCAATTAATGATGGATCTGAATCTTGCTCAGAAAGTTGAGGAAGAAATAACGTACTTGAATAGTGTTATAGCTACGAAACCAGAAGAAACCGAAGTTAATAATGAAGAAGAATGGACAAATTTATCGCAAAGTGTAGGTAGTAGTGTAAAAAGTGAGGACTTTCAAAAAGTTTCACTATCAAAGGTTTTCCTACCTCAACCAAAGCGCTCCGTACCTTTAGTTGACTCTGACTGTGAATCAGATACTTCAGACAAGTGGGAAGTATTTAATCCTAAAGATTTATTGGCTACTTTTGTGCCACAAATAAAAGCTATGACTAAAACAAATGAGATACCAGCTATTTCTGCTAATAATGTAAAACCTAATCCAGTAGAAAGTTTTGGTGAACGTTCACAAGCGAAAGAAAAGGATTTGGATTCTGACGATACAATGACGGACACACCTGTAAATTCATCATTAAATGAGAACAATTTGACAATCATCGACCAAACTCGAAAACCGAAATTGACTTGGcgacaaaataaaacaactgtaagcgttaaaatacaattaataggCGTTGAGGATTATGAACTGGTTATCGAAGATAGAGCTTTGAAATTCAAGACCATTATTCACGATACAAACTACTGtttcaattttgaattataCGCGGTGGTTGAAAAGAAGAAATGTTCTCATTCGAACAAGGGGCAGTATATTTTGGTGAAACTGACGAAAGTTTTGCAGAAAAACTGGATGACGCTAACCAAAGACCCTGAAATTAAGAAATGGATTGTGTATGATGTTGATGGTCTGGAGGCGTCGTCTGATGAAGAAGTATTAGATGATTCTCTGGTCAAAATTGCGAAGGAAATGCATTATAAACATGAGTCTGAGAGTGACGATGATGATTTCGTTGATGatgttaatctatactaa